In Bacillus cereus ATCC 14579, a single window of DNA contains:
- the rplK gene encoding 50S ribosomal protein L11, with protein MAKKVLKVVKIQLPAGKANPAPPVGTVLGPTGVNIMMVCKEYNALTQGQAGMIIPAEITIYEDRSFSMKIKTAPVAELLKREAGISKGSGEPNKSKIGSITEEKLREIAEYKFPDMNAASVEAAMRTIEGTARSMGITVQK; from the coding sequence ATGGCAAAGAAAGTTTTAAAGGTTGTAAAAATACAGCTACCAGCAGGTAAAGCAAACCCAGCTCCACCGGTTGGTACAGTTTTAGGTCCTACCGGGGTAAATATTATGATGGTGTGTAAGGAATATAATGCTCTTACACAGGGACAAGCTGGGATGATTATTCCAGCTGAAATTACTATCTATGAAGATCGATCTTTTTCAATGAAAATAAAAACGGCCCCAGTAGCCGAATTATTAAAGCGTGAGGCTGGAATTTCAAAAGGATCTGGAGAACCTAATAAAAGTAAAATAGGCTCAATTACTGAAGAAAAACTAAGGGAAATTGCAGAATACAAGTTTCCAGACATGAATGCAGCATCAGTAGAAGCAGCAATGAGAACAATTGAAGGTACCGCGAGAAGCATGGGTATTACAGTTCAAAAATAA
- a CDS encoding MFS transporter: MSENNWKTKIILFLTAQTISLLGSSLVQYAIIWYITLTTSSGVMLTISTVCGFLPQIAISLFAGVWIDRYDRKKMIMLSDGIIAIATLVLAILFLTGYKSIWLLFIVLLIRSAGTGVQTPAVNALIPQIVPKEYLMKVNGINSSITSLIMFLSPAASAAILSIASIETTFFIDVITAMIGISIMLIIQVEGHVNAENKQKSNLQGIKEGFSYLKENVFIKRLIVLLIIIMILISPAAFLTPLMVTRSFGAEMWRLTASEMTFSAGAAAGGVLIAAWGGFRNRMHTTALACALYGLLMIGLGIAPIFIMYLVFNFLIGITMPCFNTPVTVLLQEKVEPSMHGRMFSLVQIANSCALPLGMIIFGPLSDMFSVEILLIYAGIFVLFCAMYIVLSKRFEV; this comes from the coding sequence ATGAGTGAAAACAATTGGAAAACGAAAATTATATTATTTTTGACCGCTCAAACTATTTCGTTGTTAGGTTCCTCTCTCGTGCAATACGCGATTATATGGTATATCACCCTTACAACATCATCAGGAGTGATGTTGACTATTTCAACTGTTTGCGGTTTTCTACCACAAATTGCGATATCTTTGTTTGCAGGTGTTTGGATTGATCGTTATGACCGTAAAAAGATGATTATGTTATCGGATGGAATTATAGCGATTGCGACGTTAGTTTTAGCAATTTTATTTTTAACAGGATATAAAAGTATTTGGTTACTTTTTATTGTGTTACTCATTCGTTCAGCTGGAACAGGAGTACAAACGCCAGCTGTGAATGCATTAATTCCGCAAATCGTTCCGAAAGAGTATCTTATGAAAGTAAATGGAATAAATAGCAGTATTACATCTTTAATTATGTTTCTTTCTCCAGCAGCAAGTGCGGCGATTCTTTCTATTGCCAGCATTGAAACAACATTTTTTATTGATGTTATTACGGCTATGATTGGAATTAGTATTATGCTTATCATTCAAGTAGAGGGACATGTGAATGCAGAGAATAAGCAAAAATCTAATCTACAAGGAATTAAAGAAGGATTCTCTTATTTAAAAGAAAATGTATTTATTAAAAGGCTAATCGTTTTATTGATTATCATCATGATTTTAATAAGTCCAGCTGCTTTTTTAACACCTTTAATGGTAACTCGTTCTTTCGGGGCCGAAATGTGGAGACTTACTGCTAGTGAGATGACCTTTAGTGCTGGTGCGGCAGCTGGTGGCGTATTGATTGCCGCGTGGGGTGGTTTTCGTAATCGTATGCATACAACAGCGCTAGCTTGTGCATTATATGGACTGCTTATGATTGGACTCGGAATAGCACCGATATTTATTATGTATTTAGTATTTAATTTTTTAATTGGTATAACGATGCCGTGCTTCAATACACCAGTTACTGTGTTATTGCAGGAGAAAGTAGAACCATCAATGCACGGACGGATGTTCAGTCTTGTACAAATTGCGAATTCATGCGCGCTTCCTCTAGGAATGATAATATTTGGGCCATTGTCGGATATGTTTAGTGTAGAGATTTTGTTAATTTATGCTGGGATATTCGTGCTATTTTGCGCAATGTATATTGTATTAAGCAAGAGGTTTGAAGTGTAA
- a CDS encoding DUF3955 domain-containing protein, with product MSRGECEMKNKYAVAISFMILAIISLTIHASNSKVGADGFLEESFFFLVPISYVLFLSGIGVLLFGFITSKLKKGNK from the coding sequence ATGAGTAGAGGAGAATGTGAAATGAAAAATAAATACGCAGTAGCTATTTCTTTCATGATTTTAGCGATTATTTCTTTAACGATACATGCTTCAAACAGTAAAGTAGGAGCGGATGGATTCCTTGAAGAATCTTTCTTTTTCCTAGTACCGATAAGTTATGTATTGTTCCTTAGTGGTATTGGCGTATTATTATTTGGATTTATTACTTCAAAGCTGAAAAAGGGCAATAAATAG
- the speG gene encoding spermidine N1-acetyltransferase, with amino-acid sequence MNQELKLRPLEREDLKFVHELNNNAHIMSYWFEEPYEAFVELQDLYDKHIHDQSERRFIVEKDNEMVGLVELVEIDYIHRRTEFQIIIDPNYQGYGYAVEATRLAMDYAFAVLNMHKIYLVVDKENEKAVHVYKKVGFMVEGELIDEFFVDGNYHNAIRMCMFQKQYFENK; translated from the coding sequence ATGAATCAGGAATTGAAGTTACGTCCATTGGAACGAGAAGATTTAAAGTTCGTACACGAACTGAATAATAATGCGCATATTATGTCGTATTGGTTTGAAGAGCCATATGAGGCATTTGTGGAGCTGCAAGACTTATACGATAAACATATACATGATCAAAGCGAACGCCGATTTATCGTTGAGAAAGACAATGAAATGGTTGGATTAGTTGAGTTAGTAGAAATCGATTATATTCATCGTAGAACAGAATTCCAAATTATTATTGATCCGAATTATCAAGGATATGGTTATGCAGTAGAGGCGACGCGTTTAGCAATGGATTATGCTTTCGCTGTATTAAATATGCATAAGATATATTTAGTTGTGGATAAGGAAAATGAAAAAGCAGTACATGTTTATAAAAAAGTTGGGTTTATGGTAGAAGGTGAGCTTATCGATGAGTTTTTCGTTGATGGTAACTATCATAATGCGATAAGAATGTGTATGTTTCAGAAGCAATATTTTGAAAACAAGTAG
- a CDS encoding SET domain-containing protein: MIEVKTSELSDGEFNRGVFATRDIKKGELIHAAPVISYPNEQHEHIEKTLLADYAFEYGINHTAILLGYGMLFNHSYTPNATYDIVFENHTFNFYAYKDIKAGEEILINYNGEVDNDELLWFDKEKEENEK; encoded by the coding sequence ATGATCGAAGTTAAGACTTCTGAACTTAGTGATGGAGAATTTAATAGAGGTGTATTTGCAACTCGTGATATTAAAAAAGGTGAGTTGATACACGCAGCACCAGTTATCTCTTATCCGAATGAACAGCATGAACATATTGAGAAAACATTACTTGCTGACTACGCATTTGAGTATGGAATCAATCATACGGCAATCCTTTTAGGATACGGTATGTTATTTAATCATTCATATACACCGAATGCAACGTATGATATTGTCTTCGAGAACCATACGTTTAACTTCTATGCTTATAAGGATATAAAAGCAGGAGAAGAAATTTTAATCAATTATAATGGTGAAGTTGATAACGATGAGCTGTTATGGTTTGATAAAGAAAAAGAAGAGAACGAAAAGTAA
- the rplK gene encoding 50S ribosomal protein L11, with protein MAKKVLKVVKIQLPAGKANPAPPVGTVLGPTGVNIMMVCKEYNALTQGQAGMIIPAEITIYEDRSFSMKIKTAPVAELLKREAGISKGSGEPNKSKIGSITEEKLREIAEYKFPDMNAASVEAAMRTIEGTARSMGITVQK; from the coding sequence ATGGCAAAGAAAGTTTTAAAAGTTGTAAAAATACAGCTACCAGCAGGTAAAGCAAACCCAGCTCCACCGGTTGGTACAGTTTTAGGTCCTACCGGGGTAAATATTATGATGGTGTGTAAGGAATATAATGCTCTTACACAGGGACAAGCTGGGATGATTATTCCAGCTGAAATTACTATCTATGAAGATCGATCTTTTTCAATGAAAATAAAAACGGCCCCAGTAGCCGAATTATTAAAGCGTGAGGCTGGAATTTCAAAAGGATCTGGAGAACCTAATAAAAGTAAAATAGGCTCAATTACTGAAGAAAAACTAAGGGAAATTGCAGAATACAAGTTTCCAGACATGAATGCAGCATCAGTAGAAGCAGCAATGAGAACAATTGAAGGTACCGCGAGAAGCATGGGTATTACAGTTCAAAAATAA
- a CDS encoding SDR family NAD(P)-dependent oxidoreductase: MNSIKQFNFKNKNIFITGATSDIAICIAESFSGFGGNLILSDTDKQLPKLEHVKQKMIEKFRNNVQIVTIDLYKVNDIQNAIEKLDKPIDILINCAGNNYFVPALEVSEENWQKIIDVNLKGTFFLSQSIAKKMISDGIKGKIVNIGSQHGVVANGLRAPYCISKFGLIGLTKVLALEWSTFNILVNCVSPTYVKTSKSKDFLEHEDVKKAYLYKIPLKKYALPHDISYAVLFLSSDQNQIITGENILVDGGYTLH; this comes from the coding sequence ATGAACTCTATCAAACAATTTAATTTTAAAAATAAAAATATTTTTATTACTGGAGCTACCAGTGATATAGCTATCTGTATAGCAGAATCCTTCTCTGGATTTGGCGGGAATTTAATTTTATCTGATACTGATAAACAATTACCAAAATTAGAACATGTTAAACAAAAAATGATTGAAAAATTTAGGAATAATGTTCAAATTGTAACTATTGATTTATATAAGGTTAATGATATACAAAATGCAATTGAAAAATTAGATAAACCAATTGATATATTGATCAATTGTGCTGGAAATAATTACTTTGTTCCAGCTCTGGAGGTTAGTGAAGAGAATTGGCAAAAAATTATAGATGTAAATTTGAAAGGAACTTTTTTTCTTAGTCAGTCAATAGCAAAAAAAATGATTAGTGACGGCATAAAGGGGAAAATTGTAAATATTGGATCGCAACATGGGGTAGTTGCCAATGGTCTAAGAGCCCCCTATTGTATTAGTAAGTTTGGATTAATAGGTTTGACAAAAGTTTTAGCGCTAGAGTGGTCTACTTTTAATATATTGGTTAATTGTGTTTCACCAACGTATGTAAAAACTTCTAAAAGTAAGGATTTCTTGGAGCATGAAGATGTTAAAAAAGCATATTTATATAAAATCCCTTTGAAAAAATATGCTTTACCCCACGATATATCATATGCAGTATTGTTTTTAAGTAGCGATCAAAATCAGATAATTACAGGGGAAAATATTTTAGTTGATGGTGGTTATACATTACACTAG
- a CDS encoding ABC-F family ATP-binding cassette domain-containing protein, whose amino-acid sequence MSLLKVESLSHSFIDKVLYENASFDLHKGEHMGIVGQNGAGKSTLMKILVGEIISDKGDIKWQPNIQIGHLDQYAEIDEGYTISQYLKRAFYDLYEMEKRMNKLYEESAMTGDENQLLKAAEIQGLLEAHDFYSVDSITNKVAAGLGIDVIGMNRVIGELSGGQRAKVILAKLLLEEPNILLLDEPTNFLDKEHVEWLANYLMNFEGAFIVVSHDFDFLEKVTSCICDVEFGTVKKYYGKYSDFVRQKEHLRKDYIRQYYAQQKKIEKTEEYIRRNIAGVNSKIAQGRRKQLQRMERIAPPSFTHKPSIHFQELPISVQTVLEVNNFEVGYDFALLPKLNFSVMGRQKIVITGFNGVGKSTLLKTIVGNIDSISGEFHFSEQIKIGYYEQDLNWSNDSLTPLQIISEQFPKLNMKEIRHHLAACGVKDTHVSQEIRTLSGGEQSKVKLCGLLLSPCNLLILDEPTNHLDAEAKEALQKALIKFKGSIILVSHEASFYLDWADSIFHIETGLVKGV is encoded by the coding sequence ATGAGTTTACTTAAAGTTGAAAGTTTATCACATAGTTTTATAGATAAAGTATTATACGAAAATGCTTCTTTTGATTTGCATAAAGGGGAGCATATGGGAATTGTTGGGCAGAATGGTGCAGGAAAAAGCACATTAATGAAAATATTGGTGGGGGAAATTATTTCTGATAAGGGAGACATAAAGTGGCAACCAAATATTCAAATTGGACATCTTGATCAATACGCAGAAATTGATGAGGGTTATACCATTTCTCAATATTTAAAGAGAGCCTTTTATGATTTGTATGAAATGGAAAAGAGAATGAACAAGTTATATGAAGAAAGTGCGATGACTGGAGATGAAAATCAACTATTGAAAGCGGCAGAAATTCAAGGACTGCTCGAGGCTCATGATTTTTATTCAGTAGATAGTATTACGAATAAGGTGGCAGCCGGTTTAGGTATTGATGTGATTGGGATGAATCGTGTGATTGGTGAATTAAGCGGAGGGCAGCGTGCAAAGGTAATTTTAGCGAAGCTCTTATTAGAAGAGCCTAATATTTTATTGCTAGATGAACCGACGAATTTTCTCGATAAGGAGCATGTGGAGTGGCTTGCTAATTATTTAATGAATTTTGAAGGAGCGTTTATTGTCGTATCACATGATTTTGATTTTCTGGAAAAGGTAACTTCTTGCATATGTGATGTAGAGTTCGGAACAGTTAAGAAGTATTACGGCAAATACTCAGATTTTGTAAGACAAAAGGAGCATTTGCGAAAAGATTATATTCGCCAATATTATGCACAGCAAAAGAAAATTGAAAAAACGGAAGAGTATATTCGTAGAAATATTGCTGGGGTGAATTCAAAAATAGCGCAAGGTCGTCGAAAACAATTACAGCGTATGGAAAGAATTGCGCCACCAAGTTTTACTCATAAACCGTCTATTCATTTTCAGGAACTTCCCATTTCAGTTCAGACAGTTCTTGAAGTAAATAACTTTGAAGTTGGTTACGACTTCGCTCTCTTACCAAAGTTGAATTTTTCAGTAATGGGTAGGCAAAAAATTGTTATTACAGGTTTCAATGGAGTAGGAAAATCTACTTTATTAAAAACAATCGTTGGAAATATTGATAGTATTTCTGGAGAGTTTCACTTTTCAGAGCAAATAAAGATTGGATATTATGAGCAAGATTTAAATTGGAGCAATGATTCTTTAACGCCGCTTCAAATTATTTCAGAACAGTTTCCTAAACTGAATATGAAGGAAATACGCCATCATTTAGCTGCGTGTGGAGTGAAGGATACGCACGTTTCGCAAGAAATTCGTACGTTAAGTGGTGGTGAACAATCGAAGGTGAAACTGTGCGGATTATTATTATCACCTTGTAACTTATTAATTTTAGATGAGCCGACAAATCATTTAGATGCAGAAGCGAAGGAAGCTTTGCAAAAGGCGTTAATTAAGTTTAAGGGCAGCATTATACTCGTATCTCACGAAGCGAGTTTTTATCTTGATTGGGCAGATAGTATCTTTCATATAGAGACGGGATTAGTTAAGGGGGTGTGA
- a CDS encoding endonuclease/exonuclease/phosphatase family protein, with the protein MKKFLKIVFTCVLVVAGIVGGFLAYMTLTKEQPADVISLKVENNKERVLATGNEFKVTTFNIGYAGLDKDQDFFMDGGKGSGSSSKEQTETNLKNMLSFLQNENSDFALLQEVDIKSLRSFDVNEHEFLKKGLPDYVSSFGKNYDTKWVPVPIINPMGYAEAGLSTFSKYTVQEAKRFQLPGMEPWPKRLFDLDRAIVEYKIPVNNGKHVRLVNLHLSAYDEGGKIRKQQVEYLKEYMNKHYENGDYVIMGGDWNQLVSNAQLSDPKFVKERPEWLVELPKDFTDGGFKWAVDPSVMTVRDDVKKYVEGENFVTIIDGFIVSPNVEIVNVQGKDLKFENSDHNPVSAVFKLK; encoded by the coding sequence TTGAAGAAATTTTTAAAAATCGTATTTACATGTGTTTTAGTAGTAGCGGGCATTGTAGGAGGATTTCTAGCGTATATGACACTTACTAAAGAACAGCCTGCTGATGTTATAAGCTTGAAGGTGGAGAATAATAAGGAGCGCGTATTAGCGACTGGAAATGAGTTTAAAGTTACAACATTTAATATTGGATATGCTGGGTTAGATAAGGATCAAGATTTCTTTATGGATGGTGGAAAGGGATCTGGTTCAAGTAGTAAAGAGCAAACGGAAACTAATTTAAAGAATATGCTTTCGTTTTTACAAAATGAGAATAGTGATTTTGCACTATTACAAGAAGTTGATATAAAGTCACTTCGTTCATTTGATGTAAATGAACATGAATTTTTGAAAAAAGGATTACCTGATTATGTTTCGTCATTTGGCAAGAACTACGATACGAAATGGGTTCCAGTGCCAATAATAAATCCAATGGGATATGCGGAGGCTGGATTAAGTACGTTTTCTAAATACACTGTTCAAGAAGCGAAGAGGTTCCAGCTTCCTGGAATGGAGCCTTGGCCAAAGCGTTTGTTTGATTTAGATCGAGCAATTGTGGAATATAAAATTCCTGTTAATAATGGGAAACATGTTAGACTCGTAAATTTACATTTGTCTGCTTATGATGAAGGCGGGAAAATTAGAAAACAGCAAGTAGAGTACTTAAAAGAATATATGAACAAGCATTATGAAAATGGTGATTACGTAATAATGGGCGGAGATTGGAATCAATTAGTTTCAAACGCTCAATTAAGTGATCCGAAGTTCGTGAAAGAGCGCCCTGAGTGGTTAGTAGAGTTACCGAAGGACTTTACGGACGGTGGCTTTAAGTGGGCTGTAGATCCGTCTGTTATGACTGTGAGAGATGATGTAAAGAAATATGTAGAAGGTGAAAATTTCGTCACTATTATTGATGGCTTTATCGTTTCACCGAATGTAGAGATTGTAAATGTACAAGGGAAAGATTTAAAGTTTGAAAATAGCGATCATAACCCAGTAAGTGCGGTATTTAAACTGAAGTAA
- a CDS encoding MerR family transcriptional regulator — MYTISQLIEQTGITSRTIRYYEELGLLILEKQNGKRILNDENLLQLIKIFLMKITNKKLKDIKDIDLEKLQLTLLNQEINLLCQQLIGLSLTLEGLLEETNVEREFQLLKELNNYININVNLN; from the coding sequence ATGTATACAATTTCTCAATTAATTGAACAAACAGGTATTACTAGTAGAACTATACGTTACTATGAAGAATTAGGGTTATTAATTTTAGAAAAGCAGAATGGAAAACGAATTTTAAATGATGAAAACCTATTACAACTTATTAAGATTTTCTTAATGAAAATTACTAATAAAAAGTTGAAAGATATTAAAGACATTGATCTTGAAAAGCTACAATTAACTTTATTAAATCAAGAGATAAACTTATTATGTCAACAATTGATAGGGTTGTCTTTAACGTTAGAGGGGTTATTGGAAGAAACAAATGTGGAAAGGGAATTTCAATTGTTAAAGGAACTTAATAATTATATTAATATAAATGTAAACTTAAACTAG
- a CDS encoding DUF3947 family protein, whose translation MMNHHFYNGRQVGAAITLAGAQGTIHAMNQAIQMQQQAYFAQMMQSQYMPYSQLPMQIVHYDVHPAGLFSIPYGGTYFL comes from the coding sequence ATGATGAACCATCATTTTTATAATGGAAGACAAGTAGGAGCAGCTATTACGCTGGCTGGGGCACAGGGAACAATTCATGCTATGAATCAAGCTATTCAAATGCAACAACAAGCATATTTTGCACAAATGATGCAAAGTCAGTATATGCCGTATTCACAGCTTCCGATGCAAATTGTACATTACGATGTACATCCAGCTGGTTTATTTTCTATTCCATATGGCGGGACATATTTCTTATGA
- the crcB gene encoding fluoride efflux transporter CrcB — MIEALLVATGGFFGAITRFAISNWFKKRNKTQFPLATFLINITGAFLLGYIIGNGVTTGWQLLLGTGFMGAFTTFSTFKLEAVQLLNRKNISTFLLYLSATYIIGILFAFLGMKLGGI; from the coding sequence ATGATAGAAGCCTTATTAGTCGCAACAGGAGGATTTTTCGGTGCGATTACACGATTTGCAATTAGCAATTGGTTTAAGAAAAGAAATAAAACACAATTTCCACTTGCTACATTCCTTATTAATATAACAGGGGCGTTTTTACTTGGATATATAATCGGCAACGGAGTTACTACAGGCTGGCAACTATTATTAGGTACTGGATTTATGGGTGCATTCACTACATTTTCTACGTTTAAACTAGAAGCCGTTCAACTTCTCAATCGAAAAAATATTAGCACTTTCCTTTTATACTTAAGCGCTACGTACATAATTGGTATCCTCTTCGCATTCCTTGGAATGAAGCTAGGCGGAATATGA
- a CDS encoding SDR family oxidoreductase, translating into MKKVVVITGASDGIGYETAIYLASKGMIVVLSSRNKTKLESVRKKIHTMGGEAIVIPADISKAKEVEQLINKTIELYGRIDVLINNAGVMPLSWLKNFDIREASSAIDVNIKGVLYGIRYVLPHMLTRDEGIIVNIGSTVSYEIPPYGVIYSATKHAVNAITKGLHKELSMSKSKVRLILISPGPVETNLMKNTNAGLKSQTYKTSTFSPVYVAESIYRSLEDRTEPKFSEIITYP; encoded by the coding sequence ATGAAAAAGGTTGTTGTTATTACTGGTGCCAGTGATGGTATAGGATATGAGACTGCAATTTATTTAGCGAGTAAGGGTATGATAGTAGTATTGTCGTCCCGAAATAAGACTAAACTGGAGAGTGTAAGAAAAAAAATACATACTATGGGCGGAGAGGCTATTGTTATCCCTGCGGATATTTCTAAAGCAAAAGAGGTCGAGCAACTAATTAACAAAACCATAGAGTTATATGGAAGAATTGATGTTTTGATTAATAATGCCGGAGTAATGCCTTTATCGTGGTTGAAAAATTTTGATATACGAGAGGCTAGTAGTGCAATTGATGTTAATATTAAAGGAGTACTATATGGAATACGCTATGTATTGCCGCATATGTTAACTAGAGATGAAGGGATTATTGTTAATATTGGATCAACAGTTAGTTATGAAATACCTCCATATGGGGTAATATATAGTGCTACCAAACATGCGGTAAATGCTATAACTAAAGGATTACATAAAGAGTTGTCAATGAGTAAATCAAAAGTTAGATTGATTTTAATATCTCCAGGCCCTGTTGAAACAAACCTTATGAAAAATACAAATGCTGGTCTTAAATCTCAAACATATAAGACATCTACATTTTCACCAGTATATGTTGCTGAGTCCATCTACAGATCCCTAGAAGATCGTACAGAGCCTAAATTTTCTGAAATTATAACGTATCCATAA
- the crcB gene encoding fluoride efflux transporter CrcB, with protein MIYIIVGIAGILGALSRYYLGLNITTFWHHSFPLATLLINLIGCFFLAWLTTYIARLNILPSEVITGIGTGFIGSFTTFSTFSVETVQLINHSEWSIAFLYVSCSILGGLIMSGLGYTLGDFLIKKSLTEGDYS; from the coding sequence TTGATTTATATTATCGTCGGCATTGCCGGTATATTAGGAGCTCTTTCTCGTTATTATTTAGGTCTTAATATCACCACATTTTGGCATCATTCATTTCCATTAGCAACATTACTCATTAACTTAATCGGTTGCTTCTTCTTAGCGTGGCTAACTACTTATATCGCCCGGCTAAACATCTTACCTTCAGAGGTCATCACAGGCATCGGAACTGGATTCATCGGTTCCTTTACGACTTTTTCAACATTTAGTGTAGAAACTGTGCAATTGATCAATCATTCTGAGTGGAGCATAGCCTTCTTATATGTATCATGTAGCATACTTGGTGGCCTCATTATGTCTGGCCTTGGCTATACACTTGGAGATTTCTTAATTAAGAAATCTCTTACGGAAGGTGATTACTCATGA
- a CDS encoding DUF4077 domain-containing protein — MEWLKRTCFSNLEKESQKNHLLLFITICSFFLGIIAIGYYGYIFTERAIAFWICGISVVAFGTLFTFIKSMESAYKYIMTFMLLTMSYIMVQAFNESPAVFQMVYFTLAVSLIYLSERLILILGGVAVVITFILCSYWPEQFFAYTASSEAANFASLLAIVTIAMWGVTKIGSNLLLRLSDEKQEVMRKAQELEETQRLIEETVVKLDSNFNHLRQNMNTSMESMSEINFAFEEVAVGTQSQSEMMYRSVEVLNDMEGNIEQIISQVRTASARVDESLEISKGSVHTLRNFEINMRSLNDVVSQSGIIFRDLMIQSKQINEIVDVITNISSQTSLLALNANIEAARAGEHGKGFAIVASEVLKLAEESNRSAGRIQGILKEFSNQASKVEVQVEKSERVQEECNEMLASVLTNVTDLGKFIDAINEVMREVVVHQESFQVKTTNIVKDVTHASNVIQQTSTATEEVLASVEEEKHRNDTSVKTLQTVSEQVKLLEDILEK; from the coding sequence ATGGAGTGGTTAAAGAGGACTTGTTTTTCTAACCTTGAGAAAGAATCACAGAAAAATCATTTATTACTGTTTATAACGATTTGTAGTTTCTTTCTTGGGATAATCGCAATTGGGTATTATGGATATATTTTTACAGAGAGAGCAATAGCGTTTTGGATTTGTGGTATTTCTGTCGTTGCATTTGGAACGCTGTTTACTTTTATAAAAAGTATGGAATCAGCGTATAAATATATCATGACATTTATGTTGCTTACAATGTCTTACATTATGGTACAAGCTTTTAATGAAAGCCCGGCTGTATTTCAAATGGTCTATTTTACATTAGCTGTTTCACTTATTTACTTAAGTGAGCGTCTCATTTTAATTCTTGGCGGGGTAGCTGTTGTGATCACATTTATCCTTTGTAGCTATTGGCCGGAGCAATTTTTTGCTTATACAGCCTCGTCTGAAGCTGCTAATTTCGCAAGTTTGTTAGCGATTGTAACAATCGCTATGTGGGGCGTCACGAAAATCGGTTCTAATCTGCTCCTTCGTTTAAGTGATGAGAAGCAAGAAGTAATGAGAAAAGCTCAGGAGTTAGAAGAGACGCAAAGACTTATTGAAGAAACAGTTGTAAAACTAGATAGTAATTTCAATCATTTAAGACAAAATATGAACACGTCGATGGAATCGATGAGTGAAATTAATTTTGCCTTTGAAGAGGTGGCAGTTGGTACGCAATCACAATCAGAGATGATGTATCGTTCGGTAGAAGTATTGAATGATATGGAGGGAAATATTGAACAAATCATCTCTCAAGTAAGAACTGCATCGGCTCGTGTGGATGAAAGCTTAGAAATTTCAAAAGGTAGTGTACATACTCTAAGAAATTTTGAAATTAACATGAGAAGTTTAAATGATGTTGTTTCACAGTCTGGAATTATATTTAGAGATTTAATGATACAATCGAAACAAATTAATGAAATTGTAGATGTAATAACGAATATTTCAAGTCAGACGAGTTTGCTAGCTTTAAATGCAAATATTGAAGCTGCGAGGGCAGGCGAGCATGGAAAAGGTTTTGCTATTGTAGCGAGTGAAGTGTTAAAGCTTGCTGAAGAATCAAATCGTTCTGCGGGAAGAATTCAAGGGATTTTGAAGGAGTTTAGTAATCAAGCAAGTAAGGTAGAAGTACAAGTAGAAAAGTCAGAAAGAGTACAAGAAGAATGTAACGAGATGTTAGCAAGCGTTTTAACAAATGTAACTGATTTAGGGAAGTTTATTGATGCGATTAATGAAGTAATGCGAGAGGTTGTTGTTCATCAAGAAAGTTTCCAAGTTAAAACGACGAATATCGTAAAGGATGTTACGCATGCTTCTAACGTAATTCAGCAAACTTCTACAGCTACAGAAGAAGTGCTAGCGAGTGTGGAAGAAGAAAAACATCGAAATGATACGTCAGTGAAGACGTTACAAACTGTTAGCGAGCAAGTGAAGTTGTTAGAAGATATTTTAGAAAAGTAA